AGAGCAATGGCTTGATCAAGATAGGCCAGTGCTCGCTCCAAATTACCGGTTTGTCGCGCCAGTGCGGCAGCCTGTTGCAACGCCTCGGCCTGATTAAGTAAATCAACGCTATCAGTCATGGCTGCATTGAATATTCATCGTGATACTACGATGCCTTTCTGCATTAACGCCTGTCGATAAGCTTCTTCCAGATGGCGCACATGGTCATCCATGTTGACTAACGGAGAGTTGGCCAAACCGCGCCGGATAGCATCCGTAACACTGGCGTAGAACGTTTGATCATTTGCGAGGCGTTTGGCGATGTCGATAAATTCCTGTTCGTTGCAAGCAATCGTTGCCGTTACGCCAAGGTTCGTCAGAATGCTGAAGCCAGTGCGTTCACCATGCCGTTCCCCGCACAGCGTGACTACCGGCACGCCCATGTCCAGCGCTTCCAGCGTGCCATTGACGCCGCCATACGGCAATGTATCCAATACCATGTCAACCAGGGTATAACGCGCTTGGTTGTGAGCGTCATCTTTGCCAGGCGGGATAAAGACGACGCGAGATGCTGCTATGCCAGCCACCTTGAGCCGTTGCAGATAGCTGGCTTTAGCTTCAATGTTGGGCGGCGAGAACGCGAGTACCGCATTCGGCAGCGCTTCCAGCACCCGGCGCCACAACGCGAGGCAGCGCGGACTCAGCTTAATCAAGCTGACAAAAGCACCCAGCACGATAGCGTGCTTTCCTATGCCGAATTTTTTACGCTGATAGTTGTGCTGGCTGGCTGGTGCAATGTGGCGATAAGGAAAGACACAGCCCTGCATCGGCAACAGGCGCTCCAACAAATACGCCTGGTTTGCTGGAGTGTCGGCGAAATGATCAGTCAGCTTAAAATCGATGCTTTCCAGCCCCACTGCCCCGGCGCTGGCAATATGGGTAATCTGCACGCGCGCTGGCTTGTATGCCAGAATGGCTGGCAGACTACCCTTGGTATGGGTGGACAGATCCACCAGAATATCCAGATTGTCCTCGGCAATGCGATTTGCCGCACTGAGCGCGTCGAGATTTGCGATGCCGACAAACCGGTGGCTGCAGGCACGGAAGCGCTCGGTCCACGCATCTTGCTGCGATGACAGCGAATAGCAGTACACCTCGAATTGCCCGGTATCATGACGGGAAATGGCCTGATATATCATTTTTCCCATCACATGATCGCGCAGATCGGCTGACAAATAGCCAAGCCGGATCTTGCCGCCGGCGGCGCGCGCGGGCAGCGACAATGGGGGGGTATAAACCTGCTTGCTCAACTTATTGTAGCGCTGATACAGGGCAAGCAGACGCTCTGGAGGAAAATCAAAAGACAAAAGTAAAAACAGCATTTCCTCCAACCGATCCAGTGCATCGGCGGCATTGAATAACGCATACTTATCGCCCAGCAACTCATCCAGATACGCCTGTTGCTGTTCGACTTCACCCAGGTACTGGCAGGCTTGCAGGCCATACACCGCGAGCATGACAGAGGGCAGTGCGTGGCGCCGGAACTGTTTAAAATTTTCCAGCCACAAATTGATTTTTCCGCCATCGAACAATACATCGCCCAGATGGTAATAGGCCGGTGCATGATCCGGCTGAATACGCAGGATTTGTTGGTAGCAGGCAACAGCGCGTTCGAGCATGCCTTGCTGCTGGAACAATACGCCCAGGTTGAATAATGCCTCGGTATTGTTCGGCTCCAGCGCCAGGGCACGATGATAGGTGGCCATTGCCACGTCTGGCATACCTTGTTTTTGATATACCACGCCCAGATTGAAATACGCAGAGGATTCCTGCGGCTGACTTTGGATCGCCTGCTGCAAGATAGTGATGGCTTGCGGCAGATGTCCAGCCCCGGTCAGGGCGCGGCCCAGCCCGTTCAGCGCTGCAAAATGGCTGGGCTTGATTTGCAGCGCCTTGTTAAAGCCGGCGACCGCCTCCTCCATATGTCTCTGCTTCAGATAAAGGTTGCCAAGTGCCAGATGCGCATCAAGATAGTTCGGGCTAATCGCAATTGCACGTTGAAGTTGCACGATGGCGTCATCTTCCTGGCTGGTTTGTTCCAGCAGTACGCCGTATAAATAGAGGGCTGCGGCATGGTCGGGCTCATGCACTAGTACTTGCCGGTAATGGTCTGCTGCTTCCGTCAAATTGTTGGCCTGGTGTTGCCGCACGCCTTTCTGGAACAGCGCTTTATTATCGTCGTTTGCGATTGAATCTTTTAAGGGGCATTGGGCAATAGCATGACAATAAGCGTCTTCCAGATGCCGAGTGTAAGCATCCATGTCAACCAGCGGCGAATCGACAAGACCGCGCCGAATCTGTTCCACCACCGTACTGCGCCAGCCGGTGTCAATTGCCAGACGGCAAGCAAGATCGATATATTCGGCTTCACTGTGAGCGATTGTTTCAGGCACGCCGAGGTTCATCAAAATACTGTAGGACGTGCGTTCGCTATGACGCTGACCACACAATGTGACCACCGGCACGCCCATATCCAGCGCTGCCAGCGTAGTATCACCACCGCTGTAGGGAAACGTATCGAGGGCCATATCCAGCAGCGCATAACGTGCGCGGTTAAACTGCTCGTCCTTTGCCGCAGGGATGAACTTCACTCGTGCCGAATCAATTCCGGCCGCAGCAATTTGACGTAAATAGCTGGCTTTTTCGTTTTCTTTCAGGGGCGAAAATGCCAGCACGGCATGTTCGACCTTCGTCATGATGGCAGCCCAGGTCTGCAAACTACGCGGGCTGAACTTCATTATGTTAGCGAATACGCCCAATACCACTGCATTTTCGGCAATGCCTAACTCGGCCCGGCTTAAATGAATATCCGAAGCAGGTTCAACATGGTGAAAGGGGAAAAGACAACCTTCCATCGGTAACAGCTTTTCGATCAAATATGCCGCATTTTCCGGCACGTCGGCATAATGATCGGTCAGCTTGTAATCAACCGTATCCAGGCCTATGGCACCGTGAGCGCCGAGGTGAGTGATTAGCATCCGTGCCGGTTTGTAAGCAAGGATCAACGCATTGGAATAGGAGGTGTGGTTGCACAGATCGATCAGTATATCGAGGTCGTCTTCGGCAATCATCTTGGCGGCTTGCCGCACGGACAGCGTGTGCACATCAACGAATTTATCACTGATCGTGACAAATTGCGTGGTGAGTGCATCTACCTGGCTCGCCAGGGAATACAGATGCAATTCAAACTGGCTGCGATCATGGCGCGCCAGCACTTCGACCATAAGTTTGCCCATCACATGTACCCGAAAATCCGCCGACAAATAGCCTATGCGCAATTTTGTGCGCTGCGTACGGTAGGGAGAAACGAGCGGAAATTCGGAGAAATGTTGGCGTTTCACTGCCTGATTGTAGGCATGG
This genomic interval from Candidatus Nitrotoga sp. AM1P contains the following:
- a CDS encoding O-linked N-acetylglucosamine transferase, SPINDLY family protein → MNNPGNLFQQAVQHHQAGRLVDAMMIYRQVLTLQPEHPQCHYNLALALQFLNQTDAAIASYQRAIEINPDFAEAHNNLGNIFQTLERLDDARQSYSRALASNSRLPQAQFNLGLILKKQKRFSLAVEHFQAAIEIAPDYAEAYDNLCSLLRFLDRTEEWLDAFKKYERLDNKTDWFFVAGLSACRYLGDFTREQNYLQALSAHPLTDGDIGVLDNILGVAQYFDLPQAQLLRLYHAYNQAVKRQHFSEFPLVSPYRTQRTKLRIGYLSADFRVHVMGKLMVEVLARHDRSQFELHLYSLASQVDALTTQFVTISDKFVDVHTLSVRQAAKMIAEDDLDILIDLCNHTSYSNALILAYKPARMLITHLGAHGAIGLDTVDYKLTDHYADVPENAAYLIEKLLPMEGCLFPFHHVEPASDIHLSRAELGIAENAVVLGVFANIMKFSPRSLQTWAAIMTKVEHAVLAFSPLKENEKASYLRQIAAAGIDSARVKFIPAAKDEQFNRARYALLDMALDTFPYSGGDTTLAALDMGVPVVTLCGQRHSERTSYSILMNLGVPETIAHSEAEYIDLACRLAIDTGWRSTVVEQIRRGLVDSPLVDMDAYTRHLEDAYCHAIAQCPLKDSIANDDNKALFQKGVRQHQANNLTEAADHYRQVLVHEPDHAAALYLYGVLLEQTSQEDDAIVQLQRAIAISPNYLDAHLALGNLYLKQRHMEEAVAGFNKALQIKPSHFAALNGLGRALTGAGHLPQAITILQQAIQSQPQESSAYFNLGVVYQKQGMPDVAMATYHRALALEPNNTEALFNLGVLFQQQGMLERAVACYQQILRIQPDHAPAYYHLGDVLFDGGKINLWLENFKQFRRHALPSVMLAVYGLQACQYLGEVEQQQAYLDELLGDKYALFNAADALDRLEEMLFLLLSFDFPPERLLALYQRYNKLSKQVYTPPLSLPARAAGGKIRLGYLSADLRDHVMGKMIYQAISRHDTGQFEVYCYSLSSQQDAWTERFRACSHRFVGIANLDALSAANRIAEDNLDILVDLSTHTKGSLPAILAYKPARVQITHIASAGAVGLESIDFKLTDHFADTPANQAYLLERLLPMQGCVFPYRHIAPASQHNYQRKKFGIGKHAIVLGAFVSLIKLSPRCLALWRRVLEALPNAVLAFSPPNIEAKASYLQRLKVAGIAASRVVFIPPGKDDAHNQARYTLVDMVLDTLPYGGVNGTLEALDMGVPVVTLCGERHGERTGFSILTNLGVTATIACNEQEFIDIAKRLANDQTFYASVTDAIRRGLANSPLVNMDDHVRHLEEAYRQALMQKGIVVSR